In Trichoderma breve strain T069 chromosome 4, whole genome shotgun sequence, the following proteins share a genomic window:
- a CDS encoding EVE domain-containing protein produces MPPRKRIRDEGEAAEPVAKRRSSRQAAASIKKAEEKEQITPEVKKAAAPTKKRAATAKETKSVIKSADDKKKAAKKDSKKTNAKNEDDEKASSDAPRHDGEWYWLMKAEPETRFENGIDVRFSIDDLRAKEKPEGWDGIRAYAARNHMRNMNQGDKAFFYHSNCKEPGIAGIMEIVKEFSEDRSARRPGTPYYDPQSSKDNVRWSLVHVEFRKKFAVPIGLKELRELGKPGGPLENMQMLKQGRLSVSRVSAEEWKALCEIADKKAEEAGLKHETTKLTK; encoded by the exons ATGCCTCCACGGAAGCGCATcagagatgaaggcgaggCAGCTGAGCCAGTGGCTAAGCGACGCTCGTCACGACAAGCGGCAGCATCAATTAAAAAAGCCGAGGAAAAGGAACAAATTACGCCAGAAGTGAAGAAAGCCGCTGCTCCAACCAAGAAGCGTGCTGCTACTGCAAAGGAAACCAAGAGCGTCATCAAATCAGcagacgacaagaagaaagctgCTAAAAAGGACAGCAAGAAGACCAATGCAaagaatgaagatgatgaaaaggcaTCATCAG ATGCACCGCGTCACGACGGCGAGTGGTATTGGCTGATGAAGGCCGAGCCGGAGACGCGATTTGAGAATGGCATTGACGTCAGGTTCTCGATTGATGATTTGCGGGCAAAGGAGAAGCCTGAAGGATGGGATG GAATAAGAGCGTATGCGGCGCGCAATCACATGAGGAACATGAATCAGGGCGATAAAGCCTTCTTCTACCACTCCAACTGCAAAGAACCCGGCATCGCAGGCATCATGGAGATTGTCAAGGAGTTTTCCGAAGACA GAAGCGCTCGTCGCCCAGGAACGCCCTACTACGACCCGCAATCCTCAAAGGACAATGTCCGCTGGAGCCTGGTCCACGTCGAGTTCAGAAAGAAGTTTGCCGTGCCGATTGgcctcaaggagctgcgcGAGCTGGGCAAGCCGGGGGGTCCGTTGGAGAACATGCAGATGCTGAAGCAGGGCCGGTTGAGCGTGAGCAGAGTCAGTGCGGAGGAGTGGAAGGCGCTCTGTGAGATTGCGGATAAGAAGGCGGAGGAGGCTGGACTGAAGCACGAGACGACCAAGTTGACCAAATGA
- a CDS encoding kinesin motor domain-containing protein, which yields MELASKSQNLFNVYLRLRPPYPGALQTERILDVEAAADNLHPSHITLNPPPDRRRAIERFGFTQVFEEDASQLDVFHCTDAPSLIEGVLAPHGGDGTDAVVATLGVTGSGKTHTILGSRNQRGLTQLAVDVIFRSISDNMVESAQSPTLDSLQACDASESTLVTAPYFLDGMNGDIPQGTYRGSGGSRSTTPMMVRTQSTLSSIKTSTPSKVPRRVQQMPGSFPDSAMSSPKSVRPSCSAQPSLGISRSNTAARIPSPKRALERPFMSLTAASRLKTTAKQNIKGESTFSSQRRTLRRNSTLLNSLPYSPDVSDFVVPCDPAAEYAVIVSMYEVHNDRIYDLLTPASKSAANKDYRRPLLFKPTELSPDRKVVAGLRKVVCTDVREALLVLEAGLQERRVAGTGSNSVSSRSHGFFCFEVKKRSFGWQNNSWTGSKLTVVDLAGSERARDAKTQGATLAEAGKINESLMYLGQCLQSQSEVSAGRANVVPYRQCKLTEILFSNSFPSAAGSYSHTPRRNPQRGVMIVTADPLGDFNATSQILRYSALAREVTVPRAPSFTANTLAPSPTVSTHHTRPFGNAGFGSMRSHFSPVKATDERVTMEIAALEIARMSEEIEQLRQEIEVQSEARIIAEAHLLSTEDRMIDMEAAVREECALEFEQRLAMELARFKASMQIEKERHEEHWDRKVDILERGLDTGFEEDFDKENVLVENLTQEVERLRRENMILKRELSNRSPSKRKPLEEREDFVLPSGSGTPKHDSVTSISRKFERIKISSDVGGANGPRSPKKVRRLVARRWDEPDDV from the exons ATGGAGCTCGCATCCAAATCCCAAAACCTCTTCAACGTCTATCTCCGACTGCGACCCCCGTATCCAGGAGCGCTGCAGACGGAGCGCATCCTTGACGTCGAAGCCGCTGCAGACAACCTGCATCCGTCCCACATCACGCTCAACCCACCACCGGATCGACGAAGGGCCATCGAACGGTTTGGCTTCACGCAGGTGTTTGAAGAGGACGCCAGCCAGCTCGACGTCTTCCACTGCACGGATGCCCCGTCTCTGATCGAGGGCGTGCTGGCGCCCCATGGCGGCGATGGAACAGATGCTGTCGTGGCCACGCTTGGTGTCACGGGCTCAGGCAAG ACGCATACGATCCTTGGCAGCCGTAACCAGCGAGGCCTCACTCAACTGGCCGTGGACGTCATCTTCCGATCAATTAGCGACAACATGGTCGAATCCGCCCAGTCGCCAACTCTCGACTCGCTCCAAGCCTGCGATGCCTCCGAATCTACCCTCGTCACGGCACCCTACTTTCTCGATGGCATGAATGGAGATATACCGCAGGGGACATACCGTGGTTCCGGCGGCTCAAGATCAACCACGCCCATGATGGTACGAACCCAGTCAACCCTCTCGTCGATCAAGACATCCACTCCCAGTAAAGTTCCGCGAAGAGTTCAGCAAATGCCTGGCTCCTTTCCCGATTCAGCAATGTCAAGCCCGAAAAGTGTCAGGCCT AGTTGCTCGGCGCAACCGTCTCTGGGAATCAGCAGATCCAACACAGCGGCCAGAATTCCGTCGCCCAAGCGGGCACTGGAGCGGCCATTCATGTCTTTAACCGCCGCCAGTCGCCTCAAGACAACAGCTAAACAGAACATAAAGGGCGAAAGTACGTTTTCGAGTCAACGACGAACCCTACGCCGAAATTCAACTTTGCTCAACTCGCTTCCCTATTCCCCGGATGTTAGCGACTTTGTAGTGCCCTGCGATCCCGCCGCCGAGTACGCCGTCATCGTATCCATGTACGAAGTTCACAACGACCGCATCTACGACCTTCTCACCCCCGCCAGCAAATCCGCCGCTAACAAAGACTACCGCCGACCCCTGTTGTTTAAACCTACCGAACTATCCCCTGATCGCAAAGTAGTTGCTGGTCTTCGCAAGGTAGTCTGTACCGATGTTCGAGAGGCCCTCTTGGTGCTTGAGGCAGGCCTGCAGGAAAGGCGAGTGGCTGGTACGGGGAGCAACAGTGTCTCGAGCAGGAGtcatggcttcttctgcttcgaAGTCAAGAAGAGGTCATTTGGTTGGCAGAACAACTCATGGACTGGGAGCAAGCTTACCGTTGTTGACCTCGCGGGTAGTGAGAGGGCGAGGGATGCAAAGACTCAGGGCGCAACACTAGCAGAAGCAGGAAAGATTAACGAGAGCCTCATGTATCTTGGCCAGTGTCTCCAAAGCCAGAGCGAGGTCAGCGCTGGCAGA GCCAATGTTGTCCCTTACAGACAATGCAAACTTACCGAgatcctcttctccaactcGTTCCCATCCGCGGCAGGATCCTACTCTCACACTCCGCGCCGAAACCCCCAGCGAGGCGTCATGATTGTTACGGCTGATCCTCTAGGCGACTTCAATGCAACATCCCAGATTCTTCGCTACAGCGCTCTTGCTCGAGAAGTCACTGTTCCCCGTGCGCCATCATTTACGGCCAATACGCTTGCACCAAGTCCCACGGTTTCCACGCATCACACCAGGCCGTTTGGCAATGCCGGCTTTGGATCTATGAGAAGCCATTTTTCGCCTGTTAAAGCCACCGACGAGAGAGTGACCATGGAGATTGCCGCGCTGGAAATTGCCAGAATGAGCGAGGAAATTGAGCAACTCCGTCAGGAAATCGAAGTGCAGAGCGAGGCCCGTATTATAGCCGAGGCTCACCTCCTTAGTACGGAGGATCGAATGATTGACATGGAGGCCGCCGTTCGAGAGGAGTGTGCGCTTGAATTCGAGCAGCGTCTTGCTATGGAACTGGCTCGCTTCAAAGCATCCATGCAGATCGAAAAGGAGCGGCATGAGGAGCACTGGGACCGCAAGGTGGACATCTTGGAGCGCGGCCTGGACACGGGCTTtgaagaagactttgacaaggAAAACGTCTTGGTAGAGAACCTTACCCAAGAGGTCGAGCGGCTGCGACGCGAAAACATGATCCTCAAGAGGGAGCTTTCAAACCGCAGTCCGAGCAAGCGGAAGCCCCTGGAAGAGCGCGAGGACTTTGTGCTTCCCAGCGGCAGCGGGACGCCCAAGCATGACAGCGTGACGAGTATCAGCCGCAAGTTTGAACGCATCAAGATTAGCAGCGACGTGGGTGGTGCCAATGGGCCTAGAAGTCCCAAGAAGGTGCGCAGATTGGTGGCCAGGCGCTGGGATGAGCCGGATGATGTTTAG
- a CDS encoding nmrA-like family domain-containing protein → MSIRYAKDQPAGFTNYIKNVAVIGAGGEVGKPIATELLKTGKYNVTAITRFDSKTSLPTLVNVIRVNYDDEQTLIDALKGQQFIFITLAATAARDTQAKIITAAAKAGVSWVMPNSYAPDFANKALMTDIMIGPAAEAGVASVEQAGMSWIYMTCGFWYEFSLSVGSPWCGFDILDKKVTFYDDGNTRINMSTWEQCGRAAAQLLSLKELPDDEMDQSPTISQWRNKILYISSFLASQRDMLDSLHRVMGTTDDDWQIDHEPTDTRYKRGLQILQSGNIEGFGMAMFARTYFPNGDGNYEAKYGLANKELGLPKENFDEATKLAVKMAEAGFGNSWKEINGGAAK, encoded by the exons atgtcaATCAGATACGCCAAAGATCAGCCTGCAGGCTTTactaattatattaaaaacgTTGCCGTTATCGGT GCCGGAGGTGAAGTTGGCAAGCCTATTGCCACTGAGCTACTTAAAACTGGAAAATATAACGTTACCGCTATTACTCGTTTCGATAGCAAAACTAGCCTTCCTACACTGGTCAACGTTATTCGCGTCAACTACGATGATGAGCAAACCCTTATAGACGCGCTCAAGGGTCAACAATTTATTTTCATCACTCTTGCTGCAACAGCCGCTCGAGATACGCAGGCCAAAATTATcactgcagcagccaaagccGGCGTATCGTGGGTTATGCCTAACTCATACGCCCCCGATTTCGCTAATAAGGCGTTAATGACGGACATCATGATCGGtcctgctgctgaagctggtgTTGCCAGTGTGGAACAAGCCGGCATGTCTTGGATTTACATGACTTGCGGCTTTTGGTATgagttttctctctctgtcgGTAGCCCATGGTGTGGCTTTGATATATTGGACAAGAAGGTTACGTTCTACGATGACGGTAACACGCGGATTAACATGTCAACATGGGAGCAATGCGGCAGGGCTGCGGCACAACTCCTTAGCCTAAAAGAACTACCAGATGACGAAATGGATCAGTCGCCAACAATCTCTCAATGGCGGAATAAGATCCTGTATATCTCTAGTTTCCTGGCCTCGCAACGAGATATGCTCGATAGCTTACACCGGGTAATGGGTACGACTGATGACGACTGGCAGATAGACCACGAGCCAACGGATACCCGATATAAGCGAGGGCTGCAAATCCTACAGTCTGGTAACATTGAGGGCTTtggcatggccatgtttgcACGTACATATTTCCCCAATGGTGATGGTAACTACGAGGCTAAATACGGCTTGGCTAATAAGGAGCTTGGGTTACCAAAGGAGAATTTCGATGAAGCTACAAAACTTGCAGTTAAGATGGCTGAGGCAGGATTTGGGAATAGTTGGAAAGAGATTAACGGAGGTGCTGCTAAATGA